The following proteins are encoded in a genomic region of Arachis ipaensis cultivar K30076 chromosome B02, Araip1.1, whole genome shotgun sequence:
- the LOC107628294 gene encoding E3 ubiquitin-protein ligase SGR9, amyloplastic, giving the protein MEEATTSSTSSTIMAALSTLSPTTVSNLTHSIISATNHRTHRLALLLSSPTLFSLTLHHLHTLSLHQKTLLIARHLLSSLHTLTRHAAMPPPLSTSMRQRDLDAVLLLLLFCETHNHNPELLEDSFSEWRVNLRRAFREKILAAVSFCGGFGLPSIAKKRCAWGGTSASCHVSICFIGCAFCRGLERGTRVPAAGSGCRPMMSSERSNGCGVFWLR; this is encoded by the coding sequence ATGGAAGAAGCAACAACATCTTCAACATCATCAACAATCATGGCAGCACTCTCCACTCTCTCTCCCACCACCGTCTCCAATCTCACCCACTCCATCATCTCCGCCACCAACCACCGCACCCACCGCCTCGCCCTCCTCCTCTCCTccccaaccctcttctctctAACCCtccaccatctccataccctctCTCTCCACCAAAAAACCCTCCTCATCGCGCGCCACCTCCTCTCTTCTCTCCACACACTCACTCGCCACGCCGCAATGCCGCCGCCATTGTCAACTTCAATGCGGCAACGCGATCTCGACGCGGTTCTCCTCCTTCTCTTGTTCTGCGAGACGCACAACCACAACCCCGAGCTTTTAGAAGATTCCTTTTCGGAATGGAGGGTGAATTTGAGAAGGGCTTTCCGGGAGAAAATATTGGCGGCCGTTTCTTTTTGTGGCGGTTTTGGATTACCAAGTATTGCAAAGAAGAGATGCGCGTGGGGAGGGACGTCTGCGAGTTGCCATGTCAGCATTTGTTTCATTGGATGTGCATTTTGCCGTGGCTTGGAAAGAGGAACACGTGTCCCTGCTGCCGGCTCAGGTTGCCGTCCGATGATGTCTTCGGAGAGATCCAACGGCTGTGGGGTGTTTTGGTTAAGATAG